The following are encoded together in the Halopseudomonas salegens genome:
- a CDS encoding ATP-binding SpoIIE family protein phosphatase, with product MAAAVPSGAEPPAGLRILVADDNPADRLILSRLVSRQGHEVLAAENGADAVEQFLRERPQLILLDAMMPVMDGFAAAQLIREAAGEDLVPIIFLTSLTETHALVRCLEAGGDDFLTKPYNPVILQAKIQAFQRMQEMHHTLQQQRDLISRQHERMVHDQELAKRIFDRVAHAGALDAPNVRYLQSAYAMFNGDVLLAAQCPAGGMHVLLADFTGHGLSAAIGAMPLAEVFYAMSARGFALQDILAELNDKLERILPVGVFCCALLAEINPLKHKLEVWNGGLPDAVLLDVDGSVQHWLPSTHLPLGVVPNDRFDVSTLTLPMSAGQRLLCWTDGIIETRNAQGQQFGDQGVAKVLAAGSGQPEQLFDHLLSAIKDFHGRKDDDLSLLQVSMPTDVLPRSPAMRFRSQREMHDWRLEHVFRAQAIRTQNPLPWLLDELLRVPGLRDHAGTLATVLSELFSNALEHGLLALDSSLKSTAEGFNRYYLQRSQRLQQLEEGWIRVMLDHTQEPSGGRLLIEVQDSGQGFVTAKTGTVIADSFRYAGRGLTLVAALTDEMQVLPDGRGVQVRLAWHAP from the coding sequence ATGGCTGCGGCAGTGCCATCCGGGGCTGAGCCGCCAGCCGGCTTGCGTATTCTGGTGGCGGATGACAACCCGGCGGATCGACTGATTCTGTCGCGTTTGGTCTCGCGCCAGGGGCATGAGGTATTGGCGGCCGAGAATGGCGCCGATGCCGTTGAGCAGTTCCTTCGTGAGCGTCCACAGCTCATCCTGCTTGACGCCATGATGCCGGTGATGGACGGGTTTGCAGCTGCCCAGTTGATTCGAGAGGCGGCCGGTGAAGACCTGGTACCGATCATTTTTCTTACCAGCCTGACCGAAACCCATGCGCTGGTGCGCTGCCTGGAAGCCGGCGGCGACGACTTCCTGACCAAGCCCTATAACCCGGTGATTCTGCAGGCCAAGATTCAAGCCTTCCAGCGTATGCAGGAAATGCATCACACCCTGCAGCAACAGCGTGACCTGATCAGTCGACAACACGAACGCATGGTGCATGACCAGGAGCTGGCCAAGCGGATTTTTGACCGTGTGGCGCATGCCGGGGCGCTGGATGCGCCCAACGTACGTTACCTGCAATCCGCCTACGCCATGTTCAATGGCGATGTACTCCTGGCAGCCCAATGCCCGGCGGGGGGCATGCACGTGTTGCTGGCCGATTTTACTGGCCATGGTCTGTCGGCCGCCATCGGCGCGATGCCACTGGCGGAGGTCTTTTACGCCATGAGTGCGCGGGGCTTTGCCTTGCAGGATATTCTTGCGGAGCTGAATGACAAGCTGGAGCGTATCCTGCCGGTCGGAGTGTTCTGTTGCGCCTTGCTGGCCGAGATCAACCCGCTCAAACACAAGCTGGAAGTCTGGAATGGCGGCTTGCCGGATGCCGTATTGCTGGATGTGGATGGCAGCGTGCAGCATTGGTTGCCTTCGACCCATTTGCCGCTGGGCGTGGTGCCCAATGACCGCTTTGACGTCAGCACCCTGACCCTGCCAATGTCAGCCGGTCAACGCTTGTTATGCTGGACTGACGGCATTATCGAAACCCGAAATGCGCAGGGCCAGCAGTTTGGTGATCAGGGTGTGGCGAAAGTGCTGGCGGCAGGAAGCGGGCAGCCGGAACAACTGTTTGACCATTTGCTGTCAGCGATCAAGGATTTCCATGGTCGCAAGGATGATGATCTGAGTCTGCTGCAGGTCAGTATGCCAACTGATGTTTTGCCTCGATCACCAGCCATGCGTTTTCGCAGTCAGCGAGAAATGCACGATTGGCGACTGGAGCATGTATTTCGTGCCCAGGCCATTCGCACCCAGAATCCATTGCCCTGGTTGCTGGATGAACTGTTGCGCGTACCCGGCTTGCGTGACCATGCGGGCACACTGGCAACCGTTCTGTCCGAGCTCTTCAGTAATGCCCTCGAGCATGGTTTGCTGGCGCTGGATTCATCACTCAAGTCCACGGCTGAGGGCTTTAACCGCTATTACCTGCAGCGCAGTCAGCGTTTGCAGCAGCTGGAGGAGGGCTGGATTCGCGTCATGCTGGATCATACTCAGGAGCCCAGTGGGGGGCGTTTGTTGATAGAGGTGCAGGACAGCGGCCAGGGTTTTGTGACGGCGAAGACCGGAACTGTCATAGCCGACAGTTTCCGTTATGCTGGACGCGGATTGACATTGGTAGCAGC
- a CDS encoding STAS domain-containing protein, which yields MPIQADLTESGQLLTIKVSGRFDFSSHQVFREAYERAGLSPRRYCIDLQDTDYIDSSALGMLLLLRDHAGGDVADIRIQHASPEVRKVLSISNFEQLFTIE from the coding sequence ATGCCGATTCAGGCTGACCTAACGGAAAGTGGCCAGTTGCTAACCATCAAGGTAAGTGGACGCTTCGATTTTTCATCCCATCAGGTATTTCGCGAAGCGTATGAGCGGGCAGGTTTGTCCCCGAGGCGCTATTGCATTGATCTGCAGGATACCGACTATATCGACAGCTCGGCACTGGGCATGTTGTTGCTGTTGCGCGACCACGCCGGCGGTGATGTGGCGGATATTCGCATCCAGCATGCGAGCCCGGAGGTGCGCAAGGTCTTGAGCATTTCCAACTTCGAACAACTGTTCACTATCGAGTAG
- the fliJ gene encoding flagellar export protein FliJ, protein MSESRIRRLQPVLDMALEEERKAAGMLGKCQQQLEDANARLRDLNYYADEYQRGWAERGAQGVNRQWLLNYQQFLGQMQSAVAQQEQTLQWHEQSVDKARANWQQRYQRVEALRKLIERYREEARVRADKQEQKMLDELSQRAHSVSRRES, encoded by the coding sequence ATGAGTGAAAGCCGTATCCGCCGACTCCAACCGGTGCTTGATATGGCGCTGGAAGAAGAGCGCAAGGCAGCCGGCATGTTGGGTAAGTGTCAGCAACAACTGGAAGATGCCAATGCCCGCCTGCGAGATCTCAACTACTATGCCGACGAGTATCAGCGTGGCTGGGCCGAGCGTGGCGCCCAAGGGGTGAATCGGCAGTGGCTGCTTAACTACCAACAGTTTCTCGGCCAGATGCAGAGTGCTGTCGCCCAGCAGGAGCAAACCTTGCAGTGGCATGAGCAAAGCGTTGACAAGGCCCGAGCCAATTGGCAACAGCGTTACCAGCGCGTTGAGGCGTTGCGCAAGCTGATTGAGCGCTACCGCGAAGAGGCGCGCGTCAGGGCGGATAAGCAGGAACAGAAAATGCTCGATGAGTTATCCCAACGGGCACACAGTGTCAGCCGACGCGAAAGTTGA
- the fliI gene encoding flagellar protein export ATPase FliI, protein MSKFERASFARRLSAYRDVVQLASAPVVEGRLIRMVGLTLEAEGCKASVGSRCRVISESLQGISEIEAEVMGFAGNKTYLMPVESVQGLQPGARVVPSSGSGRLPMGVSMLGRVVDGIGRPLDGAGPIMAADMVDLNGPVINPLKRHPIEQPLDVGIRSINSLLTVGRGQRLGLFAGSGVGKSMLLGMMTRFTEADITIVGLVGERGREVKEFIEQILGKEGMARSVVVASPADDAPLMRLRAAMYCTRIAEYFRDQGKNVLLLMDSLTRFAQAQREIALAIGEPPATKGYPPSVFAKLPQLVERAGNAEEGGGSITAFYTVLSEGDDQQDPIADASRAILDGHVVLSRRLAEEGHYPAIDIEASISRAMPQIVSEDHLQKAQLFKQTYARYQQSRDLISVGAYSAGSDPLTDKAIAKMPAMQGFLRQGLTENVSLEDSQQQLQQIISHE, encoded by the coding sequence ATGAGTAAGTTCGAGCGCGCCAGTTTCGCCCGCCGCCTGAGTGCCTATCGTGATGTGGTGCAACTGGCCTCTGCCCCGGTGGTAGAAGGTCGTTTGATCCGTATGGTTGGTTTGACGCTGGAAGCCGAAGGCTGCAAGGCTTCGGTGGGTAGCCGTTGCCGGGTGATCAGTGAATCCTTGCAAGGTATCAGTGAAATTGAAGCTGAAGTCATGGGCTTCGCCGGCAACAAGACCTACCTGATGCCAGTCGAAAGTGTGCAGGGTTTGCAGCCGGGCGCGCGCGTTGTACCCAGCTCCGGTAGCGGGCGCCTGCCGATGGGCGTCAGTATGCTCGGACGCGTGGTGGATGGTATCGGGCGCCCTCTGGATGGCGCCGGTCCGATCATGGCTGCGGATATGGTCGACCTGAACGGGCCGGTGATCAACCCGTTGAAACGGCACCCGATCGAACAGCCACTGGATGTCGGCATTCGCTCGATCAATAGCTTGTTGACTGTCGGCCGTGGCCAGCGACTGGGGCTGTTTGCCGGTAGTGGCGTGGGCAAAAGTATGTTGCTGGGCATGATGACCCGTTTTACCGAAGCGGATATCACCATTGTTGGCCTGGTGGGTGAACGTGGTCGTGAGGTCAAGGAGTTCATTGAGCAAATCCTTGGCAAGGAAGGCATGGCTCGCTCGGTGGTGGTTGCCTCGCCGGCCGATGACGCGCCCTTGATGCGTCTGCGTGCGGCCATGTATTGCACGCGAATTGCCGAATACTTTCGGGATCAGGGCAAGAATGTGCTGCTGTTGATGGACTCACTGACCCGCTTTGCCCAGGCCCAGCGGGAAATTGCCCTGGCCATTGGCGAGCCGCCCGCCACCAAGGGTTACCCACCATCCGTGTTTGCCAAACTACCGCAGCTGGTTGAGCGTGCGGGCAATGCGGAAGAGGGTGGCGGCTCGATTACCGCGTTTTACACGGTGCTGTCCGAGGGTGATGACCAGCAGGATCCGATTGCTGATGCCTCACGGGCAATTCTTGACGGTCATGTGGTGCTGTCGCGCCGGCTGGCTGAAGAAGGCCATTACCCGGCAATTGATATTGAAGCCTCGATCAGCCGTGCCATGCCGCAGATTGTATCCGAGGATCACCTGCAAAAAGCGCAACTGTTCAAACAGACCTACGCGCGTTACCAGCAAAGCCGCGACCTGATCAGTGTCGGTGCCTATTCTGCCGGTTCCGACCCCTTGACCGACAAGGCCATTGCCAAAATGCCGGCAATGCAGGGCTTTTTGCGTCAGGGGTTGACTGAAAACGTGTCCCTGGAAGATAGCCAGCAGCAACTGCAACAGATCATCAGCCATGAGTGA
- the fliH gene encoding flagellar assembly protein FliH, which produces MAGKDDSDLIRGQHPSAFSRWSLPSFDEAPHYVALDREQEEAAQADEDPAEAELEEVEAPQPFTVEELEQIREEAYNEGFATGEKDGFHSGQLKGQQEARDKLDGRLVELENLMSNLMQPMQNQDAQIEEMLLMLVQQTVRSVIQRELETDSSQILHVLRGALKSLPMGADNIRIYLNPADFEAVKALRERHEENWRLLEDDQLLPGGCRVETEHSQIDASLETRLEQALTQLQDQHQEQRAHPVAPDMDALSPLPESPGHSDSHE; this is translated from the coding sequence ATGGCCGGTAAGGATGACAGCGACCTGATTCGCGGCCAGCACCCTTCGGCCTTCAGCCGCTGGAGCCTGCCCAGTTTTGACGAGGCACCGCATTATGTGGCGCTGGATCGCGAGCAGGAAGAGGCGGCTCAAGCTGATGAAGACCCAGCCGAGGCAGAGCTGGAAGAGGTCGAAGCCCCGCAGCCGTTCACCGTCGAAGAACTCGAACAGATCCGGGAAGAGGCCTACAACGAGGGTTTCGCTACCGGCGAAAAAGACGGCTTCCATTCCGGCCAGCTCAAAGGGCAGCAGGAAGCCCGTGACAAGCTGGATGGCCGGCTGGTCGAGCTGGAAAACCTGATGAGCAACCTGATGCAACCCATGCAAAATCAGGACGCGCAAATTGAAGAAATGCTGCTCATGCTGGTTCAGCAGACCGTGCGCAGCGTGATCCAGCGTGAACTGGAAACCGACTCGAGCCAGATTCTGCATGTGTTGCGCGGCGCGCTGAAAAGCTTGCCGATGGGGGCGGATAATATTCGCATTTACCTTAATCCCGCCGACTTTGAAGCCGTCAAGGCGCTCCGTGAGCGGCATGAAGAAAACTGGCGGCTGCTCGAAGACGACCAGTTGCTGCCGGGTGGTTGCCGGGTGGAAACCGAACACAGCCAAATTGATGCCAGCCTGGAAACCCGGCTGGAACAGGCGCTGACCCAGCTGCAAGACCAGCATCAGGAACAGCGTGCGCATCCCGTTGCACCGGATATGGATGCACTGAGCCCCTTGCCGGAAAGCCCCGGTCATAGCGATAGCCATGAGTAA
- the fliG gene encoding flagellar motor switch protein FliG has protein sequence MSEDTKKVTQKMSKLDKAAIFLLSLGESDAAAILKHMGPKEVQRVGSAMAGMRTVQREQVQGVMSEFVEQVGEQTGLGAGADGYIRTMLTQALGEDKANSLVDRILLGGSTSGLDSLKWMEPRAVADVIRYEHPQIQAIVVAYLDPDMAAEVVSYFDPKVRLDVLLRVSALNTVQPSALKELNEILEKQFAGNSNTTRAAMGGIKRTADIMNYLESSTEAQLIEQIREIDEDLSGKIEDLMFVFDNLADIDDRGIQALLREVSSEVLIIALKGADEAVKDKIFRNMSKRASELLQDDLEAKGPVRISEVEQAQKEVLTIARRMADAGEIVLGGKGSEEML, from the coding sequence ATGAGTGAAGACACAAAGAAAGTCACGCAAAAGATGTCGAAGCTGGACAAGGCAGCCATTTTTTTGCTCAGTCTGGGTGAATCCGACGCCGCTGCGATCCTCAAGCACATGGGGCCGAAGGAAGTGCAGCGAGTGGGCAGCGCGATGGCGGGTATGCGCACCGTGCAGCGCGAGCAGGTACAGGGCGTGATGAGCGAGTTTGTGGAGCAGGTCGGTGAGCAGACCGGCCTGGGGGCAGGCGCTGACGGTTACATCCGCACCATGCTGACGCAGGCTCTGGGCGAGGACAAAGCCAATAGTCTGGTGGATCGTATCCTCCTGGGTGGCAGCACCTCGGGCCTTGACAGCCTGAAATGGATGGAGCCTCGAGCCGTTGCTGATGTGATCCGTTACGAGCATCCACAAATCCAGGCCATTGTGGTGGCCTATCTGGATCCGGACATGGCGGCCGAGGTGGTCAGTTATTTCGATCCCAAGGTGCGTCTCGATGTGCTCTTGCGCGTGTCGGCCCTGAATACCGTACAGCCCTCGGCACTGAAAGAACTGAACGAGATTCTAGAGAAACAATTTGCTGGCAACTCGAACACCACGCGTGCGGCCATGGGCGGCATCAAGCGCACAGCCGACATCATGAATTACCTCGAAAGCAGCACCGAAGCGCAATTGATCGAGCAGATCCGTGAGATCGACGAAGATCTGTCAGGCAAGATCGAAGACCTGATGTTTGTGTTTGACAATCTGGCCGATATTGACGATCGAGGGATTCAGGCGCTACTGCGTGAAGTGTCTTCGGAAGTGTTGATCATTGCCCTCAAAGGCGCCGACGAGGCAGTCAAGGACAAGATTTTCCGCAACATGTCGAAACGTGCGTCTGAGTTGCTGCAGGATGACCTGGAAGCCAAGGGACCGGTGCGCATCAGCGAAGTCGAACAAGCGCAGAAAGAAGTGCTGACCATTGCCCGCCGCATGGCGGATGCCGGTGAAATCGTGCTCGGTGGCAAGGGCAGCGAGGAGATGCTGTAA
- the fliF gene encoding flagellar basal-body MS-ring/collar protein FliF, translating to MESPATANTPATRPEADASPGRKPLMGLTFLDNLASLPMLKQFGLLIGLAASVAIGFAVVLWSQEPEWRPLYNNMETYDAGQVVELLQQSRIRYRVEPNSGALLVRSEDMSAARMTMAQAGITPTDRNLGFEILDRDQGFGSSQFMETTRYRRGLEGELARTISSMSNIRGARVHIAMPRSTVFVRDDRRPSASVLLETFGNRRPEPSQVMAIVNLVATSVPELSKDEVTVVDQAGNLLSDQAELSELTMAGRQFDYTRRLEDTYTRRVHNILQPVLGNGRYKAEVSADVDFSSVESTSEMFSPESALRSEQVMSEERTGGAQAQGIPGALANQPPGAAQVPEQVIDPDTGEPVLPPPPSNSREQATRNYELDRQISYTRQSQGRLRRLSVAVVVDDPVQVDPDTGEVISTPLTEAEITRFTRLVQDAVGFDATRGDSVSVINAPFVPEGEVEPIAEIPFWSQPWFWDVAKQILGILFVLVLVFGVLRPVLKNLTSGSRSQGGEYPMALPGGGSMGSDGFDDLSEDQVSLSGPASGPVMLPPPTAGYEQHLNAIKGLVAEDPGRVAQVVKDWVNADE from the coding sequence ATGGAAAGCCCAGCCACTGCCAACACCCCAGCGACCCGCCCGGAGGCCGATGCCAGCCCTGGTCGCAAGCCATTGATGGGGCTGACCTTTCTGGACAATCTGGCCAGTTTGCCGATGCTCAAGCAATTCGGCTTGCTGATCGGGTTGGCTGCCAGTGTGGCGATCGGGTTTGCCGTGGTGCTCTGGTCGCAGGAGCCGGAATGGCGCCCGTTGTACAACAATATGGAAACCTATGATGCCGGGCAGGTGGTTGAGCTGTTGCAGCAGAGCCGGATTCGCTACCGGGTAGAACCCAACAGTGGTGCTCTTCTGGTCCGCAGTGAAGATATGTCCGCTGCGCGCATGACCATGGCGCAGGCCGGCATTACCCCGACCGACCGCAACCTGGGTTTCGAGATTCTGGATCGTGATCAGGGCTTTGGCAGCAGCCAGTTCATGGAAACTACCCGCTACCGCCGAGGGCTGGAAGGCGAGCTGGCGCGGACCATCTCAAGCATGAGCAACATACGCGGTGCGCGGGTTCATATCGCCATGCCGCGTTCGACGGTTTTTGTGCGCGATGATCGCCGTCCCAGTGCTTCGGTCTTGCTGGAAACCTTCGGTAACCGCCGTCCGGAGCCGAGTCAGGTGATGGCCATCGTCAATCTGGTCGCGACCAGCGTGCCTGAACTGAGCAAGGATGAAGTGACGGTGGTCGACCAGGCTGGCAATTTGCTGTCAGACCAGGCCGAACTGAGCGAGTTGACCATGGCTGGGCGTCAATTCGATTACACCCGTCGACTGGAAGATACCTACACACGCCGGGTGCACAATATCCTGCAGCCGGTGCTCGGCAATGGCCGTTACAAGGCTGAAGTGTCTGCGGATGTCGATTTCAGTTCGGTTGAGTCCACCTCGGAGATGTTCAGTCCCGAGTCCGCCCTGCGCAGTGAGCAGGTCATGTCCGAGGAGCGTACAGGGGGTGCCCAGGCCCAGGGTATCCCGGGAGCCTTGGCCAATCAGCCTCCGGGAGCCGCTCAGGTGCCCGAACAGGTCATCGATCCGGATACCGGTGAGCCGGTTCTGCCGCCACCGCCGAGCAATAGCCGCGAACAGGCTACACGTAACTATGAACTGGATCGACAGATCAGTTATACCCGTCAGTCTCAGGGTCGCTTGCGTCGCTTGTCTGTCGCCGTGGTGGTGGATGATCCGGTGCAGGTCGATCCGGATACCGGGGAAGTGATCAGCACGCCGCTGACCGAAGCCGAGATTACGCGTTTTACCCGCCTGGTACAGGATGCTGTCGGCTTTGACGCCACCCGGGGTGACAGTGTCAGCGTGATCAATGCCCCCTTCGTGCCGGAAGGCGAGGTGGAGCCGATTGCGGAAATTCCTTTCTGGTCGCAGCCCTGGTTCTGGGATGTCGCCAAGCAGATTCTGGGTATACTCTTTGTATTGGTCCTGGTATTTGGTGTGCTGCGCCCGGTATTGAAAAACCTGACCAGCGGCTCGCGCAGTCAGGGTGGTGAGTACCCGATGGCACTGCCGGGTGGCGGCAGTATGGGCAGCGATGGTTTTGATGATCTGAGTGAAGACCAGGTCAGCCTGTCCGGTCCGGCGTCTGGTCCGGTCATGTTGCCACCGCCAACCGCCGGTTATGAACAACACCTGAATGCGATCAAGGGGCTGGTCGCAGAAGACCCTGGCCGGGTCGCTCAGGTCGTCAAGGATTGGGTCAACGCCGATGAGTGA
- the fliE gene encoding flagellar hook-basal body complex protein FliE produces the protein MSQGVEFNRLMMQMRAMQMEATGKPQAPAALEQGPDKGSEFSEVMRGALDKVNELQKTTGDLRTSYEMGEAGVDLTDVMIASQKSSVAMQATVQVRNRMVSAYEEIMRMQI, from the coding sequence ATTAGCCAGGGTGTTGAATTCAATCGTCTGATGATGCAAATGCGCGCCATGCAGATGGAAGCCACCGGCAAGCCGCAGGCTCCTGCAGCGCTCGAGCAGGGTCCGGACAAAGGCAGTGAATTCTCCGAGGTAATGCGTGGAGCGCTGGACAAGGTCAATGAATTACAAAAAACTACCGGTGATTTGCGTACCAGTTATGAAATGGGCGAGGCCGGTGTTGACCTGACCGATGTCATGATTGCATCACAAAAATCATCGGTTGCCATGCAGGCAACAGTACAAGTTCGCAACCGTATGGTCAGTGCGTACGAAGAAATCATGCGCATGCAGATTTGA